The sequence GGGACATATCACTCTGTCCTATGGCCTATTGGGCTTGcttttattactattatcaTTGGGGTTTTTATTTACATGGTTATATTCGACTCTACGCATCAAATTCATGTTGACTGTAATAATTCAACTTTTTAAGAATATCTAAATTAAGTGAACCTAATCTAGGTGGGCCTCGTCATGGCTAATATCCTGATTGACAAAATTTTTGGGAATACACAGGTAGTTGCTGGGCATTTTCGACCATAGCTGCAGTTGAGGGCATAAACCAAATCGTTACAGGAAATTTGACTTCACTGTCTGAGCAAGAGCTAATTGATTGTGACACAAAGTTCAATAGTGGCTGCAATGGGGGTCTCATGGATTATGCGTTTGCTTACATCGTCTCTAGTGGAGGAATTCATAAAGAAGAAGACTACCCTTACCTTATGGAAGAAGGGACTTGTGAGATGAAAAGGGTAAGTAGAAAACCCAGAGTGTaagacattttttattttttatttcccgTGAGTCTAGGCCTCGGCCTGAAAGCTTTACAAATTGGCCAGGTTTGGGTAAAAGAGAGGCTTCATCAAAGCCCATTATCAAAAAGTATACATTGGCCCTGTATATAATAATAGATTAAGGCTGTCGACCCGTTTATCACAGTAATCCCCTAATTAAGCTAACATTATAGTAATTTAAACATATGTATATAATTAAGCTAACATTATTCGTCTACTGAATTTGATGATTATTTTTTGATggaataatttttaatttcatttagtTCATATTTTGTGGAACATGGCAAGTATATATATGCTAATTTGCTAACATCCAATTAAGTTGATCTTATTTACTCCTTTTacgaaaataaaaatttagatgtaGATTttctaccaatatatatatatttcatttttttttatcagggAGAGTCGAATGTAGTGACCATAAGTGGCTACCATGACGTGCCGCAAAACAATGAACTAAGCCTTCTGAAGGCACTCGCAAACCAGCCCCTCAGTGTGGCTATTGAGGCTTCTAGTAGAGACTTTCAATTCTATAGTGGGGTAAGCTTACTATGAACTCAACAACATATATACCTGCAATGAATAATTACTCAAATATGCCTGgatatttatatttatcaatCTCCCAACTCTAATATAAATGACATTGATGAATCTGTAGGGTATTTTTGATGGCCATTGTGGAACTGAGCTAGATCATGGTGTGGCTGCCGTTGGATATGGgacatcaaagggtttggattaCATCATTGTGAAGAATTCATGGGGACCGAAATGGGGAGAGAAAGGCTACATAAGGATGAAGAGAAACAATGGCAAGCCTGAAGGGATATGTGGAATCTACAAAATGGCTTCTTATCCTACTAAAAGGAAGTAAAAGGAAGAACAACAATTGTTGTATTTTAAAGATTTGCGTCTTTATGATGTTTCGATActcatattaaaaataatgtgaTCAGCCAAGCCATCTCCTTTTTTTACATACTATAAATTCCATAAGAGAAATTCAATTCTATGCTTCCTTTATAAATTGAAGTGTTCATTCTGTTTCGAGAAGGCAATCATATGAGAGAACAAACCCAGAGTTCAAAATATACGGGTATCCATTTTCACAGTTTAAtgagagaagacaaaggttaaaaaaattgagaaaaatgttTACCActaaacctttttcttttgaattgtttacctccaaattagtttggagataATTTCCTCCAACCCACTACATAATGGTTAAAATGACTATACCTTTagttatatgattttttaatgaattatataaaaaaattttaaataatatacataattttatcaATCGTCATATACCccaaattagtttgaaaagaaactttttaaattactttaaaaTGATGATATGTGTGTAGGAGGCAAAAATTTGTCAAGCCAATTacaaaatgccacatcaaaaatttagtgacaaattccaaattaatatgtcattaaattaattaagtcaaatgatgacatgtgtcatccaaattgacATCACATTGGCATATTAAAATTTGCCAAATGTCATTCGGcccacaagataaagataaattttctattcaaaattgatagataattatctttattaaaataaattaaatagagataattatttatctttattgattattatctt is a genomic window of Quercus lobata isolate SW786 chromosome 2, ValleyOak3.0 Primary Assembly, whole genome shotgun sequence containing:
- the LOC115974699 gene encoding cysteine protease XCP1-like; the encoded protein is MVLSSYNKALIACSACLLACSALAHDFSIVGYSPNDLTSIGKLIELFESWMSKHNKSYESIEEKLHRLEIFKDNLEHIDDTNKKVSNYWLGLNEFADLSHEEFKNMYLGLNDALPKKRQSPEEFAYRDATDLPKSVDWRKKGAVTNIKNQGSCGSCWAFSTIAAVEGINQIVTGNLTSLSEQELIDCDTKFNSGCNGGLMDYAFAYIVSSGGIHKEEDYPYLMEEGTCEMKRGESNVVTISGYHDVPQNNELSLLKALANQPLSVAIEASSRDFQFYSGGIFDGHCGTELDHGVAAVGYGTSKGLDYIIVKNSWGPKWGEKGYIRMKRNNGKPEGICGIYKMASYPTKRK